One Carassius auratus strain Wakin unplaced genomic scaffold, ASM336829v1 scaf_tig00004557, whole genome shotgun sequence genomic window, AGATAAAAGTATGAAAGTGGTCTGaagagtgtatttttttttatcttctgaaCCATGCTACTTggtatttacattattaaagttcTTCACTAAAACTGAGCCAAATAAACAGGGCATAGAATGCAGAAAACTGAGAGTAAACTTACTTTTGGTCAATGGGCTCCAGGAGTTCGAGAGCAGGTTCGATTTCGATTTCAGGGTCAGAGGTTTCCACAGTGGTGCTCACAATAGCGATGTACTTCCCCTGAGCCGCCACATTATGGGCGTAGGAGATCATGCAAACATAGATATCTAGAGGCAATAAGGAATAAATTGTACATTAACTTTTCTTTACACTCTTTTTCAGCTTAtctcattttttaaatgaaagcaaGCAGCGCCCTCTAGTGATGACTACACACAAGTACTGATGCACAGAATTTAATTCataatatacatctttttttaccagtatgaaCCCAcgaccttttgcactgctaacacaatgctcttccactgagagagagagagagagagagagagagagagagactaataGACTAGTGTCGTCTTATCCTGCAAATATTGATATATTGTCACTCACCTGATTTGCGGTTAACCTGGTTCTGAGGGATGATGATCTGGCAGGAATTGGCATCATTAGTGTTTTTAATGGGATGGCTGAGGACGCAGATGACCCGGATCACCTGGCCGACTTTGTGCACGCGGTCCGGGATGTAGCTAGGGTCGCAGATGAGCTGCTTGCAACGGGCAACCTGGAAAAAGCAGGATTACTGAGGCAAGCCAGACTTCACGCATAAACTTATgcatgaaaaccaaaaaaaaaaaaaaaagtttattctcaTGATGCATGCTTGATGAAATTAACCAAATATAAATGTCAGCTCTGTCTCAAAGAAAATTCCATGCATTGTCCTCTTGTAATAAATCTGTTTAattgttaataatttatataaataattattatttttagttacgTCACACTGCAAACAACGCTTGTCTTAAAGATTTACCTCTCCCTCTGATTTCACGCCCACCACGTGTCCTCCCTCCATCACTATCTCATCCACTGGTTTGTTCAGCATGTAGGTTCCTCCATAAATTGCACTTAACCTGTAAGTTCACAAGGAAAAAGGACCATGTTTATAACACATTGACACTCAACACATGATTACCAGGATGATTGGCTGACCTAGCAAACCCTTGAGGCAGCTCCCCCAGTCCGTACAGAGGGTACAGGTATGGGCTCTTCCCGTAGCGTGCCAGAGACTCACTGTAGAGCTTGATCCTATTGATGGTCTCCAGACACGGCTGCTCAAGGTAACTAGGAGGAATTCAATTCACTTTAGTCCATTTACCACCAATGAAAAAGCATGTGAAAAGTAAGACACCACATGTGAATAGACATCTAATAGACATCGGAGTACTTCCTCAGCTGATTAATCACAGTGTATAACGACAGTCGTTCTGTACTACAAGATTTCTAAGGTGTCGTgtttgaatatgcaaatgaggcattatctgATTAAATATGCActgatttgcatacatttccacaACATTGGATACAGTTTCATTTCGCTGACACCTGAATATCtataagacatttatttttattattccatACATTAGAAAATACTGTCAGCAGCCAGAAATAAATCTTTATAATGACATATAAACAAACCCTCCTGTAAAAATCATCAGTATATGGATAGGAATACAATCTGAAAGTTAGATGAATTTAAGTGCTAAtgaagtgaaaaaatatataaaactcattctgagaaaaaaaaaactgtaattgaaaTATAcagatgcatataaataaatgtaataaaataaacatgtcacacaatgttttttttcctaCAGTGACTTGTCTTCAATTGTATGTTTAAAGATGAGAGCAATGATAAGACACTTGGGGTTTTGTAACACGAGCAACACTTACTCGTCTGTCCTGTAGAGGGCCAGGGCATGTCCCGTGAAGTCGACCACGTCCTGACCCAGGTCAAACTTCTTGTACACATCTCCCATCGTTGTGAGTTTGGGATCAACGCCTTCAAAAGTCTTCGGGTCGTTCTCATCAAAGTTGGCCACGAAAACTAGGAACTTGCGGAAACGTCTCTTCTCAAACATTCCCATTAGGTCTAAGCAACACATGTCAAGGGGCAACTAAATGAATCAGCAATTTTATCAAAAACAATCATTCCTGACTTAGTCCTAGAGACAATAAAACACTAGCTGGACATACTTGAAGCCAGTGCCTCTGTCTCAGTAGAGGGCACTTTGTAGATTTTCCCTCCTTTATACACGAAGCTTCCCTCGACCACTTTGAAGTCAAGATATCTGGTGACTTCCGTGTATAGAAGCATCTTAACTAACTGACCTTAAGGaagaaaacaatgacaaaatgcagtggaacattattattattctaaatattctaaacaaaattACAGACTTGCATGACTTTAAGGACAACAATCTAATCCAAAAACATGTTTTGAGCAATATTATCACACCAACTAACATGCTACTTAAGTTTTTACCATTGGCCATTAAAAATTTAGGAATAAGATCCACATTCCAGTCTCTTCCCCGGCCCATTGACTCTGGGGGGCTGTCTGAAATCCCAAATCTCTTATAGAGCTGAGAGAAAAGCATGTAAAATGTGAGTGCATgcggaaatgttttatttttattaaagaaatgtatttatataaacagtaatagtcaaataaaacattaatgtgttAAATACATTAACACAAATAGCAATATTTATTCTGGCAGTTATACAGTTATAGTAAACGTGCAATATCAAGCAGACATGAGATTGGAGTAGTGACAGTGGTACATGTGAAGCATCCTAACCTCCTCCAGGGGTGTGATGGAGGAACTTTCACCTCCGTAGTATGGATTTCTGTCCATATGCAAAACTTTCTTCCCATTCACAGACATGATCCCAGAGAGAATACATTCctacacaaataaacataatttatttgaaataatcagTCTTggatataattataattatttttcatctgTTGACATGGCATCGGGTATCTATCCATTGCCTTGACTTCCGTGTTAAACATTGGGATGGATGCGAGTTACCCCACCCAACTATGATGGAAAGTGCGATTCATTTccgcgaatcggttcttttgaacactTCATGGAGAGCTTTGAAAACGAATTCTTTTGATTCGTCTACCTCATTCTGACCTCCTAGCGTGGCCTATTAAATGTTTTGGAGGTTGATTAACATCTGTTTATTGTAATTGTGTGTGTTCCAATTACGTTTGTTGCAGCCATGAcataaaacagtaataatttaGAACCTAAATATAATTTAGTCAGGCTACATTAAGCAATACTTTAATTAGTTTACATCTTATAGCTAAGAGTTCTACATccaaatgttaaatgtaaatgtatgtaaaacttCCATATAATTAAGTCGTAACTACATTTCCTGGAGGTATTTATAAAATGTCTACTATTCGGCTATTAATGAGTCAACGACCGAAGAACCTCTCAGATCGATTCACTGAAATGAACCGACTCACAAGAACAATTCCTTCACGAATCGAACATCGCTACGCCCAGCCCACATTATGAGCCGCAGCCCAGCCACTATCCTCCATGAGGAAAATAGAGAAAACGTTTGATAAAACCCCctttttgtgttattattattattattattattaatactgttaTTTGCACGCATGTAACATATGTCTAGCTCCCACGTTTGTAAAAGAGAGCTCTTtagaataacaataacaaaaataaatactcaCCTTATACCAGAATTACAGGCAGACAGTGACCTAACATCACTTAAATAGGCTACAATACAGCTTTTACGTTGGCAAACCACAAAAGGCGAAATATCCTCAATGAATACATATATTTCCCCTATTTCGACGCCCGAGCGAATGGGATACCTGATGCCACTCCTTAGAACCAGACACTGTGAGAAGAATCattcattactttttaataacTGCTTTCAATGTCAATTTAACTATGCAGCCTCAATGGCTTTGAAAATTCGGGGGAAGTTGGATTTGTGATGGATTACACTCGTATTCATGCAGAAAATGCGAGAAATACTGGCTCACTAAACAGACACAGCACAGTAGGCTACTGATCCAAAGGATGCGTCAGCAATAGGCCATCGGGTTCAGTCTAACGCAAAGCATCTATTCGTACAGCCACATCTCTAAGCATCCGAGCATCCCTCGGCAACATTAATCTGTCTCCAAAGCGAGCGGGTCATCAGTGACCCAAATGCGCTACTCACTGTGAGTCCGGTGCCCAATACGATAACATCATATTCCTCATCCATGTTGTATTACAGTGGATCTCCCGTCTTTAGCCAAATTTCAGTAAAACGGTGTTGATGCAACGAAATGTTTATGCAGAACGAGTCTTTTGTCCTATTAGCGGCAAAACGACCTCTTTGGAAACAATTATCGCTCAAATAATTTGACACGTATCACAATTGATCACTGACTGTGGTGCGACCGGCGAGAACGACCAAAGATGGCCCTGACCACAGCACGAGCTCCAGCGGTGCGGAGACATTCGCGAAATAATATAGTGCAACTCCCTAAACCGAGATGATCAATATTGCTGAAAACGTCATGAACAAAGACTTATAATTAAGCCGTAAATataaattcagtaaaaatatCAACGCTCACACCCTGGTAAATGTTACCGAATACAGTTTACTACGCTCGGTGGCACTTATTCATTTCCCCATCTTCCATCTGAATGGCACAGGGCGCAGTCCCAGTCCCAGATATCCCTCCGCCGACAACACCGTGGATGATGAAGCCATAATGCGTGAATTAAAGTGGTGTTGATTAAGATAATATCCTTTTTAGAGTTCTGCAAACTAATCTTTCTacttatatagaatatatattaacatactgCCTATGTGATCTGTCAGTAATGAAAATAAGCTTGATTTAAAATGCGATCATATGATAGAGACTGTCTGTTAATATTTAAGCGCAATAAAGTGGTCCTGAAATTACAGCGTCATCTTAATCAATTCCAGTTGTTTAGACACAAATGCTAACTTTACATTGAGTATTAAGAAGCATATCTATGCGGTCTTACAAGGCAAAGTTATTTTGGGCTGAACTGTTacctatttaatgttttaaaggtaATGAACTTCAACTTCAATGTATCAAGACTTTATTTTACAAAGTGCAACGGCAGCGTTtctgaagacagacagacatagatagatagatcttcaTGCGTTTTAAATTGAGGATGATTTACATAGGCTGGGTGTAATTTTTCTTGTTGGCCTAGCAAGTAATGCAAATGTGCTGTAGTTTATTCCTATTATGTTCTGCGTTGCGACGCTGCCTGTCGCGCATGCGCAGTGCGCACTGCTCAGAGGACGTGAACGAATCGAGTCAGAAGAGAATCACATGattgaaggaagaaaaaaaacggTCACGTGATCACCAGCCGTCTGCCATTCACGTGATTCTCCTGCAGAATGACGGAAGTAGGAATGCGTCGCAGTAGTCTCTCAACAATGGCTTTCACCTCGGTTTTATTATTTATCTGCTCGATTTATAGCTGTTATGCTCAAGCGCCTCTGCTCATGTGGACCAGCGATGGGTACGTCACACGTTTGTATCTTGAATATTGTCTTCTGATTCACTTCTATAGTATAGTAACTCCAGAACACTGCTGGGCTCTTCTTCTATATGTTCAGGCAGCTAAACCAGAGAAAAGTGACATTCAGAAGCGTTTGGTAGAGGTTCATTACAGGGGACAATGTTTCAAGGCAGTCTGACTCTGTTTAGGGGAGTCGCAATCTAAATGATGTCTTTGTCAACACAGGTCCAACATGCCACATCTGGCTCAACCAACAGCTGGTCAGACAGTGTCTGGTGGACAGCTGGCGTCTTATCTGAAATCTGCCCTGTCCATAGCTCCACACAATGTGCTGCTCTTCCTACAGGATAAGGTAAAATGCCCCATATGTTTAAAATGCTTGGTAAAATAATGCCCCCGCAGTGCATTCTTGTGTTTTTAACTGCTATTTAGCATTTTAGACATTTAATTAGTCTTATAAACCAATATTTTCTAGTTATATTGCCATGTAAATAGTTTGAAACGATGAACAAAGTGGTGTATGCTGGAAACATGTCATCATAAAGGTAagaattccctttaaaatcagtTTCACACGTTCTCAAGTTCATTTCTGACATTACTGAAAAGCTTAACAATCGGATCAGTGTATTAGGAATGTTTTTTTACTATGTGGAACTACTAGTGAAGTAGTTTCCTCCTCTCAGACCTATATTGTTACTCTCATAGTGACTGGACTTGTCATTATAGTGTGACTTTGAGCCACAGTCTTACTTCCCCATCCATCTTCCCTTGGGCATACCAAGATTTCATTACCCTTGTACAATTTTGACCATCTGACTGATATAAGAGGATTTCTTTTGctttattgcattattaaaagTCAGAGATGTGAAACATTTTGACAAACGTGattgatattaaaaatgtatatgtgttgtgttgttgttaaaaaaaaactgaaaccatATAAACCATCAGCGACTGAAATAAaaccaaactaaaataaatgagaGCAAAATCTTATTATCTCAGTTAGTTGCCATGGCAGCATTTCTAAATTGTAAGtattaaaattgaattgaaaacttaaaatatcaatataaaatataattcaaaatattaataaatagaataagggttttaaaataatactaaaataacatagATCTACATTATGCAACACCTATGGTTATTAAGTGatctgataaataataaaaacaaaaattgttgcttggaagaaaaataaatgtaaatgaaactaaaataaattggtctaaaataactaaaataaaaagacttaagtaaatatgaaaactttttaaataaacttaaaatggaaacagaaaatataataataaaaacggtTCATTCAAAATGGGATTAAAAAAcaaatagtatctcagtgatattAATGTAACCGACTTCTTGCCTGCTCCCCCCGCTTTATAGCTCAGTATGGAAGACTTCACTATGTACGGTGGAGTGTTTGGGAACAAGCAAGACAGTGCCTTTTTGAATGTAGAGGTAGGTgtgctctgttttattttttattctgtaggGATAGCACAACCAGATTTCTCTCAACATTCTCATCAACATTTCTGTCTCGGTATTCAAGTCAGCCCTTCAGACGTCCTCCAGTCCTCTGGTGTTGCCATCCCTAGACTGGTCTGCATCTCATTCTATCCTGGAACTCCTCCAGGGAGAGCTGGGCATCCCAGCAGTCCACATCGACCCCAGCACCCTGAAGGAAATCAAGCTGAACACAGCACAGCCTTCACTGCTGGCGGTCCATCTCCCTTACACTGCTGGGTAAGATGttctgtaatattattaataataatacagtgtCTTACAAAAAGGGTTCAGATTCTTTTCATCTGAGAAACTTTCTGCAACACAGAAACTAAAATATAGTATTTTCAGCTGTTTCAGCAGTCATGCCAAAGTTATACATTTTGTGTTTCagagtacttaaaaaaaaaaaaaaaaaggtaaaattaaGGAATTGATTAATGACTGAATGATTTTGCAAGGCACTCTGAGTTtcaataataatgttacaaaattttacttgatatttcaaataaagcttaaaaaaaaaaaaaaaataaaataaaaaaaaaaaaaatatatatatatatatatatatatatatatatatatatatatatatatatatatatatatatatataatattagaagaaaaacaaaggcaaaaaaaactaacaaaaattagatatttcagatatatattacaaaaaaaaaaaacccataagaataatttaaatgtttataaatactataatagtatataaataacgcaaaaataaaagttttttctttgtttgaatGTCAGGGATCGGACAAAGGAATTGCTTTTGAAAAATGGTGAgtagttacctttttttttatcaggtttGATGATGATTTTAGTATAATGATTGTGTATTGCTTTTTATGGCTTGATTCTTTCTAACTTGATGCCATGTGTTTGTCAGTATTGTTGTATTCTAGTATAGGATGTAAGATTTCTTTTCTGATTAGATGCGATCATTGGCGAGGTCCTCGACATGTTCAAATCTCAGGATGTGCCTTACACTGCTGTATACACCGGCCTGAAGCCTTCTAGAGTAAGTCCTCACCTTttccttacatttacattaattcatttcacaatgcttttatccaaataagGAAAATCACAAGGACAAAATTTGTATGTACTGCAATTTTGTTCTTTCACATTATGTTCCTTTTTATTTGAGACGCTAAAATTCACAACAGCTTTGATGAAAGAAACcctgaacaaaaatattttttgtaatttttcctTCTGTTGTAGGTCATTGAGGACACCCCAGTAATGGCAGAACATTCTGTGGGTCGATCTCTACTTCAGGCACCGTCAGAGTCACCTGTGAAACCCCCACTTGTGGTCAACAGCGCAGAGGGGAAGCCCTGCATCCTACTGTGGGCCGACACTCTCCTCGCTACTTACTCTGGGATCCAGGTTGATCTGGCAAGAAGCATTTTTAATGGTTCTGCTAACGTCACTGGTTCTGTGTGTAATAATACACTCTCAAGGTCAGAATCACAACAAAGCAGAATCTAGTATACATTTCCATATTTTTCCATGAAAgtataaaatgatttgtttttcagACTCGTCCTTAATTACCAAAATGTTCTGAATTTGCGATCCCTCCGGCTTATGTGAGTATTCAACACACAATCCttcattcatatatattattttatatagattttgaAGAAAAGGATTTACTGCAATTgttagaaatgaagaaaaaatgtaattttaacttgTATTTATAATAGCTGTGACATTAAGTTACAAAAGTTAAAAGCTTTGGCCTAATGATCTGTGTTGTTGTATTATTGTATCGTAACAATATATTGTCACACCCTTAATTTGTGATACTTCCCCAAAGCTTCTCTATGCGCAAGATCTTCTTTCCTGTATCTGCTCGTGACTGGTCAGTGGTGGAGCAGGTGGTGCTGGAGTATGACGGGCAGAGGGCCATCTTTAACGCCAGCAGGGGGATCTATTCTCCTGCAGAGTATTCTTTCCATTGCCAGAACGTGAGCAGCGCTCAGAGCCCCCTGCTGGTGCCCCGCAGTGCTACGGACAATGCTACCCAATGGACGCTGTCCTTCACTGATTTTCAGGTACTGTATCAGTGTGCTGTTTTGGACTGGTAGTGTTCAATGAGACTCATATACAGTATACCACAAAAACTCCACAATGATGCATCATGTTTTCCACAGATCCAAGGCTTCAACGTTACTGGTGAAAACTTCTCGTATGCTAGCGATTGTGCAGGATTCTTCACTCCAGGGATTTGGATGGGCCTGCTGACCTCTCTGCTCATGGTGTTCATTCTTACCTATGGCCTGCACATGATCATGCAGATTCGCACCATGGACCGCTTTGATGATCCAAAAGGCCCAGCGATTTCGGTGCCTCAGAGTGAGTGATTTGAGCCAAAAGCAACCAGAAACTTGTCATGTTgtcaaaattttaaaaacatacttGATTTGTATGTATGTGGAAACTGATGTGTTTGATAATCAGGAATTTATCGATCTCGCATGAGTATTTGAGTGTTTTTAAGAGTATTTATAGTCAAAGGCAAaccatatttttcacatttattttgatttcctgtaaaaattgaaattattttcatCTCTCCCTTATTACATTTGTAAATCTTTAATACTTTACAGTAAGGAACATGGGTtaccaataaaaatgttttttatttttgtaaatttaacATTGgtctagattaataaatgctgcaaaaagttgttcatgatacctaatgcattaaattgaacctACACATTTCAGTACACATACAGTGCACATGCATGTTTCTCTGTCTACTGGTAAACTAGACAGACTCATGAatgcaataacttttttttatcatgttttgcATTAGAACATCTTGTGGTGTTATTTTTTggactactgttatttattttgtcttataaATCTGGTGGGTTTTTTTCTCATATTGTACTGGATTTGCATTTGTTTGGGTAGTTTGGCAAATTTAAAACTTGCCCATATTTCATCATTCCAAATGTACAATTTAAGTGCCTAAGATGGACCAGGCACTGCATGGAGAATGAAAagtgctaaattatgatttattggtTATTAGTCTAATAAA contains:
- the gdi1 gene encoding rab GDP dissociation inhibitor alpha, whose product is MDEEYDVIVLGTGLTECILSGIMSVNGKKVLHMDRNPYYGGESSSITPLEELYKRFGISDSPPESMGRGRDWNVDLIPKFLMANGQLVKMLLYTEVTRYLDFKVVEGSFVYKGGKIYKVPSTETEALASNLMGMFEKRRFRKFLVFVANFDENDPKTFEGVDPKLTTMGDVYKKFDLGQDVVDFTGHALALYRTDDYLEQPCLETINRIKLYSESLARYGKSPYLYPLYGLGELPQGFARLSAIYGGTYMLNKPVDEIVMEGGHVVGVKSEGEVARCKQLICDPSYIPDRVHKVGQVIRVICVLSHPIKNTNDANSCQIIIPQNQVNRKSDIYVCMISYAHNVAAQGKYIAIVSTTVETSDPEIEIEPALELLEPIDQKFVAISDMYEPTDDGTESQVFASRSYDATTHFETTCNDIKDIYKRMTGSDFDFENMKRKQNDVFGEDEQ
- the atp6ap1b gene encoding V-type proton ATPase subunit S1b — protein: MTEVGMRRSSLSTMAFTSVLLFICSIYSCYAQAPLLMWTSDGSNMPHLAQPTAGQTVSGGQLASYLKSALSIAPHNVLLFLQDKLSMEDFTMYGGVFGNKQDSAFLNVESALQTSSSPLVLPSLDWSASHSILELLQGELGIPAVHIDPSTLKEIKLNTAQPSLLAVHLPYTAGDRTKELLLKNDAIIGEVLDMFKSQDVPYTAVYTGLKPSRVIEDTPVMAEHSVGRSLLQAPSESPVKPPLVVNSAEGKPCILLWADTLLATYSGIQVDLARSIFNGSANVTGSVCNNTLSRLVLNYQNVLNLRSLRLIFSMRKIFFPVSARDWSVVEQVVLEYDGQRAIFNASRGIYSPAEYSFHCQNVSSAQSPLLVPRSATDNATQWTLSFTDFQIQGFNVTGENFSYASDCAGFFTPGIWMGLLTSLLMVFILTYGLHMIMQIRTMDRFDDPKGPAISVPQSE